The nucleotide window GGCGGCAAAAGAAGCAGAAGCAGATATGGTGGAAATCGATATTCAGCAAACGAAGGACGGGAGGTTTGTTGTCCATCATGATAAAAATTTAACCCGATTAGCGGGCGAAGATGATCTTGTCTATGATTTAACCCTAAATGAATTAGTTACAACAACTGTGTTGGCGGATGGATTCAGTGACACGATCGCTTCTTTTGAGGAAGTGCTGGAAATGAGCCGTGATTTAAATATTAAATTACTTATTGAGCTGAAAACACATGGTTTTGAAACAGAAGACTTTTTACAGCGCTTTGTCGATCTGCTTGATGAATATGATGCCTTGGATTATCATTATGTTCAGTCACCTGATTTACCGTCAATGGAAATGCTGGAAGAACTGGAACCCCGGATTCATACCGGTCATATATACTCAATCGCATACGGTAAGTTACCGGAATCAAACGCCGATTTTATTTCAGTAGAGCAGTCTTTTGCGACGAAAAATATTCGAAAGCAGGTTGAAGAACGCGGGATGGAGCTGTTTGTCTGGACGATAAATGATGAGTCGGATATGCAGAAATTCTATGAGAAAAATGTAAATGGTGTCATTACTGACCATCCGGATGAAGCACTTTCAAAACGGGAGAAATTTGATGAAAAACAAAATTTCATCGGGCGGATACTCAACAAAATCAAGATAATTTATTAAGGGGAAATCAATGCAGACTTATACGTACGAAGTATTAGGAGATATAAAATCCACGGAACAGCAGCCTGTTTACAATGAAGCGGGGGAGCAAATCCTGAAAGTTCAGCGCATTTATGATAATGGGCTGAAAAAGCTGCTGGACGGCTATTTCGATCACCGCTATTTTTTGAAATACGCGGTGCTTCGTAATGATGGACAATCATTATTTGAAGTGAAGAAAATTTTCAGACGCGGAAAAGTCTGGTTTGAAGGGAAAGATCCTGTTCTAAACGAAAAATATATCATTACTTATGAAAACTGGCGTATTGGCGTTCCTGAATTATTTATTTCAAACGACAAATTTAAAATGAAAATTGATAAAGAGATGGAAGACTGGTCCAACTTTATTATTAACGACGAGGTTATCGCAAGATGGCTTGCTGTTTATAATGAACAATCGGATACGTTTTCGGTTAAACTAGTAGTCTGGGATGAGGCACCGGTACAGGATCCGGCGTTTTATATTGCCATTGCACAGGCAACACTATTTATAGGGGTATAGGAGAATAAAAAGATGAATGTTGTATTTGTATTAACAGAAACGGCTGAAGAAGTATTGCAAATGGTCAGTAATGATGTGGCAGGACTGCTCGCTGCTGTGAAGGGCGATAGTGTTTCGTTCCCGTTTGGCAGCTATCAGTATGACAGTCACACATTGGATCATTATTTACTGGAAAATGGTACATACCAGCAGGAGCTTGTCATTTATTTAAAACCAGAGCAGAAAAAGAATGAAACGATTTTGCCATTACCGAAAATGCAGGGTTAAGTAATTAATTTGCATTAATTATTTATCTGTTTGCCTAAAAAGGAAATTGAATTCACTTGTCGAATGTAATTATTAAATACATATTGGCAGGTGAATTTCTTTTTGCGTCAGCTAAATTTATTTGATCTGGAGTTTGAACAGCATCAGCCGAAATTTCAATTGATGGATACCGTGAAGGTAATCTTAATCGATGAACAATTGGATAGTGAAACCTATCATTACCGCAAATTTTATGAAGCCCATATTATCGATAAAGTAGGGGAAATTACAAACATTCATATAAGTACAGCTGGAATTATTACCTATGAAGTGGATATATACGGGGCAAAATATTATTTGCTTGAAGAGGAGCTTATTTAAGTAATGAATATGCAAACGGAAAAATCCCGAGTACTTGAATTGGTACTCGGGATTACCTATTTATTTTTCCGTTCAAGTTTCATACCGATAATACGGATGACGATGCCAATTAGGATAAATATCCATCCGATGCCGATAAATACATAATTCAATGTTTGGTTAGTGTTAGGCAGGATGCCAAACAAACCTAGACAAACGACTATAATGCCGGAAAATGATACAAGCATTCCTGCAGTTACAATATTCACGAACTTCACCTCTGAAAGATTCTATCATGACTCACTTTCGAACACAATCTATCCATAGATTCTCAGATAAAAAGGAATAATTTAATTAAATATGAAATATATTGAAACTATTGCCAATAATTAGGCGTATAATAGATAGAACACAAAGGAGGAATTAGTATGAAAAAATGGACAAGTGCTCTAGGCATGTCGATTGTTTCTCTAGGATTGCTTGCAAGTCCTGCTCTTGCAGAAGCATCTGTTAACCCGAAAGAAGAAAGAGTACCCATCTATGTGG belongs to Solibacillus sp. FSL W7-1436 and includes:
- a CDS encoding tubby C-terminal domain-like protein produces the protein MQTYTYEVLGDIKSTEQQPVYNEAGEQILKVQRIYDNGLKKLLDGYFDHRYFLKYAVLRNDGQSLFEVKKIFRRGKVWFEGKDPVLNEKYIITYENWRIGVPELFISNDKFKMKIDKEMEDWSNFIINDEVIARWLAVYNEQSDTFSVKLVVWDEAPVQDPAFYIAIAQATLFIGV
- a CDS encoding thymidylate synthase, producing MNVVFVLTETAEEVLQMVSNDVAGLLAAVKGDSVSFPFGSYQYDSHTLDHYLLENGTYQQELVIYLKPEQKKNETILPLPKMQG